One part of the Rhodococcus oxybenzonivorans genome encodes these proteins:
- a CDS encoding DUF3558 domain-containing protein → MGRKWGVLAAVGVVAALAGCGGGDDAGTDTAAPPATGQITEPGPFFGQCGSVTDDEVSTAFGMPSFTGVTRNSVGCEWETAGIGGPSVTFSWYRGSPIGRERAGSELIGRPATDIDVQGNPGFIASSEGILCELGVEFGGDFIHWSVMYADARPAADPCKVARDLAELSVSRAK, encoded by the coding sequence ATGGGCAGGAAATGGGGAGTGCTCGCCGCGGTCGGTGTCGTGGCTGCACTGGCCGGCTGCGGGGGCGGCGACGACGCCGGGACCGATACTGCCGCCCCACCCGCCACCGGGCAGATCACCGAACCGGGACCGTTCTTCGGTCAGTGCGGCTCCGTCACGGACGACGAAGTGTCGACGGCATTCGGTATGCCCTCCTTCACCGGCGTCACCCGCAACTCAGTCGGCTGTGAATGGGAAACCGCGGGAATCGGCGGGCCCAGCGTGACGTTCTCCTGGTACCGCGGCAGTCCGATCGGCCGCGAACGGGCGGGATCGGAACTGATCGGCCGGCCGGCCACCGACATCGACGTCCAGGGGAACCCTGGCTTCATCGCCTCTTCGGAGGGGATTCTGTGCGAACTCGGTGTGGAGTTCGGCGGCGATTTCATTCACTGGTCGGTGATGTATGCCGACGCCCGGCCGGCCGCCGACCCCTGCAAGGTTGCGCGGGACCTCGCCGAACTCAGCGTGTCGAGGGCGAAATGA
- a CDS encoding DUF3558 domain-containing protein: protein MSGGRRRAAEATAAIVSVAGLIAGCGSSIDGSPRPEGASVTGDTERFTALLEECDAVTDEQIAEAVAADAIERGFFGAICRWDAVGANGPVKITFNWFETGSLDTEKETGEELGYKVESSTIQGRRAVVMRPPNDPGACGVSVGSPSSGVVGWWVQFTAAAADPCEAASTLADLTLNLSS from the coding sequence ATGAGCGGCGGACGTCGGCGCGCGGCCGAGGCTACGGCCGCGATCGTGTCGGTGGCCGGGCTGATCGCGGGATGCGGATCGTCGATCGACGGTTCGCCCCGACCCGAAGGTGCCTCTGTCACCGGTGACACGGAGAGATTCACCGCTCTCCTCGAGGAGTGCGACGCAGTCACCGACGAACAGATCGCCGAGGCCGTCGCCGCCGACGCCATCGAGCGCGGCTTCTTCGGCGCGATCTGCCGCTGGGATGCCGTCGGCGCCAACGGTCCGGTGAAGATCACCTTCAACTGGTTCGAGACAGGTTCGCTCGACACCGAGAAGGAGACGGGCGAGGAGCTGGGCTACAAGGTGGAGTCGTCGACCATCCAGGGCCGCAGAGCCGTGGTGATGCGGCCACCGAACGACCCAGGAGCCTGCGGGGTGAGCGTGGGATCGCCGTCCTCGGGTGTGGTCGGCTGGTGGGTGCAGTTCACCGCTGCCGCGGCGGATCCGTGCGAGGCGGCGTCCACCCTCGCCGATCTGACGCTCAACCTGAGCAGCTAG
- the rpsL gene encoding 30S ribosomal protein S12, producing the protein MPTINQLVRKGRRDKTAKVKTAALKGSPQRRGVCTRVYTTTPKKPNSALRKVARVRLTSSVEVTAYIPGEGHNLQEHSMVLVRGGRVKDLPGVRYKIIRGSLDTQGVKGRKQARSRYGAKKEKS; encoded by the coding sequence ATGCCAACCATCAATCAGTTGGTCCGCAAGGGCCGCCGCGACAAGACCGCCAAGGTCAAGACGGCAGCTCTGAAGGGCAGCCCGCAGCGTCGTGGCGTGTGCACCCGCGTGTACACCACCACCCCGAAGAAGCCGAACTCGGCGCTCCGTAAGGTCGCGCGTGTGCGCTTGACCAGCTCCGTCGAGGTCACCGCTTACATCCCGGGTGAGGGCCACAACCTGCAGGAGCACTCCATGGTGCTCGTCCGCGGTGGTCGTGTGAAGGACCTCCCGGGTGTGCGCTACAAGATCATCCGCGGCTCCCTCGACACCCAGGGTGTCAAGGGCCGCAAGCAGGCACGCAGCCGCTACGGCGCCAAGAAGGAGAAGAGCTAA
- the rpsG gene encoding 30S ribosomal protein S7: MPRKGPAPKRPLINDPVYGSPLVTQLVNKILLDGKKSTAERIVYQALEQAREKTGTDPVVTLKRALDNVKPALEVRSRRVGGATYQVPVEVRPGRSTTLALRWLVTFSRQRREKTMVERLANELLDASNGLGAAVKRREDTHKMAEANKAFAHYRW, from the coding sequence ATGCCACGTAAGGGCCCCGCTCCGAAGCGCCCGCTCATCAACGACCCGGTCTACGGTTCGCCCCTGGTGACGCAGCTCGTCAACAAGATCCTCCTGGACGGCAAGAAGTCCACCGCCGAGCGCATCGTCTACCAGGCGCTCGAGCAGGCACGCGAGAAGACCGGCACCGATCCGGTCGTCACCCTCAAGCGCGCTCTGGACAACGTCAAGCCTGCCCTCGAGGTTCGCAGCCGCCGTGTCGGTGGCGCCACCTACCAGGTGCCGGTCGAGGTCCGTCCGGGCCGTTCCACCACCCTCGCGCTCCGCTGGCTCGTGACCTTCTCGCGGCAGCGCCGTGAGAAGACGATGGTCGAGCGTCTCGCCAATGAGCTCCTCGACGCCAGCAACGGCCTCGGTGCCGCTGTGAAGCGCCGTGAGGACACTCACAAGATGGCTGAAGCCAACAAGGCATTCGCCCACTACCGCTGGTGA